One window of the Camelina sativa cultivar DH55 chromosome 1, Cs, whole genome shotgun sequence genome contains the following:
- the LOC104779124 gene encoding 1-phosphatidylinositol-3-phosphate 5-kinase FAB1B (The sequence of the model RefSeq protein was modified relative to this genomic sequence to represent the inferred CDS: added 162 bases not found in genome assembly), which yields CIATDVEDPSRFALNRSDDEYDEYTETCHSPRANEYYGPLEYDEMSIDDGPCKHLSADQKSLSSSPLIDQCLESLIREGPEQLHKKDEHDGREECEAPSPADISDDQVAEPVDFENNGLLWVPPDPENEEDERESALFDEEDNEGDASGEWGYLRPSTSFGSGDYRGEDRTTEEHKKAMKNVVDGHFRALLAQLLQVENIPVSDEEGRESWLEIITSLSWEAANLLKPDMSKSGGMDPGGYVKVKCLASGFPHDSKVVKGVVCKKNVAHRRMSAKIEKARILILGGGLEYQRVSNQLSSFDTLLQQEKDHLKMAVAKIHAERPNILLVEKSVSRFAQEYLLAKDISLVLNIKRPLLERIARCTGAQIIPSVDHLSSQKLGNCENFRVDRFLEEHGSTGQVGKKVVKTLMYFENCPKPLGFTILLMGANEDELKKVKHVVQYGVFAAYHLALETSFLADEGASPELPLNSPITVALPDKSMSIERSISTVPGFTVSTYEKSPTMLSCAEPQRANSVPVSELLSTTANLSIQKDIDPMIPNGSGWQTRETNPSFVFSRPNVSLNLPERVTESIKSDLSGRSLPVDTPADKGNPIVVADETMDNSLHSSEQGFVRKISQTGTSIMVENQDNSSELTTVQQQNTEKPKETQSQKEEFPPSPSDHQSILVSLSSRSVWKGTVCERSHLFRI from the exons TGCATTGCCACTGATGTGGAAGATCCTTCTCGCTTTGCTCTTAATAG GAGTGATGATGAGTATGACGAGTATACTGAGACGTGTCATTCTCCTCGAGCTAATGAATATTATGGTCCTTTGGAGTATGATGAGATGAGCATTGATGATGGTCCCTGTAAGCATCTCTCCGCTGACCAGAAAAGCTTAAGCAGCTCTCCACTCATTGATCAGTGTCTTGAATCACTGATTCGGGAAGGACCAGAACAACTACACAAGAAAGATGAGCATGATGGTCGTGAAGAATGTGAAGCTCCTTCTCCAGCAGATATTTCAGATGATCAAGTGGCAGAACCGGTAGATTTCGAGAACAATGGACTTTTGTGGGTTCCACCTGATccagaaaatgaagaagatgagagagaaagTGCTTTGTTTGATGAGGAAGATAATGAGGGAGATGCCTCAGGTGAGTGGGGATACTTACGACCTTCCACTAGCTTTGGAAGTGGAGATTACCGTGGCGAGGATCGAACAACTGAAGAGCACAAGAAGGCTATGAAGAATGTGGTTGATGGGCACTTTAGGGCTTTGCTTGCACAACTGTTGCAAGTTGAGAACATCCCTGTGAGCGATGAAGAGGGCAGAGAGAGCTGGTTAGAGATTATCACCTCTCTCTCTTGGGAGGCTGCTAACTTATTGAAGCCCGATATGAGCAAAAGTGGAGGAATGGATCCTGGTGGCTATGTCAAAGTAAAGTGCTTAGCTTCTGGATTCCCACATGATAG CAAGGTGGTCAAAGGAGTTGTTTGCAAGAAAAATGTGGCCCATAGGAGAATGAGTGCAAAGATTGAGAAAGCTCGAATATTGATTCTAGGCGGTGGACTTGAGTATCAAAGGGTCTCAAATCAGTTATCAAGTTTTGATACTTTGTTGCAACAG gAAAAGGATCATCTAAAGATGGCTGTTGCAAAGATTCACGCGGAACGTCCAAATATTTTACTAGTCGAAAAATCAGTCTCTAGATTTGCGCAAGAGTATCTTCTAGCCAAAGACATATCTCTTGTTCTAAATATCAAGAGGCCACTTTTAGAACGCATTGCTCGATGCACTGGTGCTCAAATAATACCTTCAGTAGACCACCTCTCCTCTCAAAAGCTGGGTAACTGTGAGAATTTTCGGGTTGATAGGTTTCTTGAAGAACATGGTTCAACTGGTCAAGTTGGAAAGAAAGTGGTGAAGACATTGATGTATTTTGAGAATTGTCCAAAGCCATTAGGCTTTACA ATATTACTTATGGGTGCAAATGAAGATGAGTTGAAAAAAGTGAAGCACGTGGTCCAGTATGGAGTTTTTGCAGCTTATCATTTGGCACTCGAGACATCATTTCTTGCTGATGAGGGAGCCTCACCAGAACTTCCGTTGAATTCCCCGATTACGGTTGCACTTCCAGATAAATCTATGAGCATTGAACGTTCAATATCTACTGTGCCAGGTTTCACGGTCTCAACATATGAAAAATCTCCGACAATGCTATCTTGTGCTGAACCACAACGAGCAAACAGTGTCCCAGTATCAGAGTTGCTTTCGACCACCGCCAATCTATCCATCCAGAAGGATATAGATCCTATGATACCCAATGGTTCAGGCTGGCAGACTAGAGAAACAAACCCGAGTTTCGTCTTTTCACGCCCTAATGTTTCACTGAATTTGCCTGAACGTGTGACAGAGAGCATAAAATCAGATTTGTCTGGAAGATCTTTACCGGTGGACACACCAGCTGACAAAGGCAACCCAATTGTTGTGGCAGATGAAACAATGGATAATTCCTTACATTCATCTGAGCAAGGCTTTGTGCGAAAGATCTCTCAAACTGGTACGAGCATTATGGTCGAAAACCAAGACAATAGTTCAGAGCTT
- the LOC104779131 gene encoding uncharacterized protein LOC104779131, with amino-acid sequence MMAYSTNLSLPLKTVPCFVPKTLRSKTLMVLQQSQVQVKIKQVTVSQPQPIRYSTKNTVFEDRTQGIICYTDDNGEVICEGYDEGPRCPTQCPMVASYSREVEILNLLQRSYQELSGADKDSQEQMSASKPELKMINWSSFDFL; translated from the exons ATGATGGCCTATTCAACTAACCTTAGTCTTCCTCTTAAAACAGTACCATGTTTTGTTCCAAAAACATTAAGATCAAAGACTTTGATGGTGCTTCAACAGAGTCAAGTTCAAGTTAAAATCAAACAAGTCACAGTTTCACAGCCTCAGCCGATCAGATACTCCACCAAGAACACC GTCTTTGAAGATAGGACGCAAGGGATCATTTGTTACACAGATGATAATGGAGAAGTCATATGTGAAGGATACGATGAAGGTCCTCGTTGTCCCACACAGTGTCCAATGGTAGCTTCTTACTCAAG agaggtaGAGATTCTTAATCTTCTGCAAAGAAGTTATCAGGAACTGAGCGGTGCAGATAAAGATAGCCAAGAACAGATGAGTGCTTCAAAACCAGAATTAAAGATGATCAACTGGAGCAGCTTTGACTTTCTCTAa
- the LOC104779139 gene encoding proteasome subunit alpha type-5-B — protein sequence MFLTRTEYDRGVNTFSPEGRLFQVEYAIEAIKLGSTAIGVKTKEGVVLAVEKRITSTLLEPSSVEKIMEIDDHIGCAMSGLIADARTLVEHARVETQNHRFSYGEPMTVESTTQALCDLALRFGEGEEESMSRPFGVSLLIAGHDENGPSLYYTDPSGTFWQCNAKAIGSGSEGADSSLQEQFNKDLTLQEAETVAVSILKQVMEEKVTPNNVDIAKVAPAYHLYTPQEVEAVISRL from the exons ATGTTTCTCACTAG GACTGAGTATGACAGAGGAGTCAATACCTTTTCACCTGAAGGCCGTCTTTTTCAGGTGGAGTATGCCATTGAAGCTATCAAG CTTGGTTCTACTGCGATTGGTGTAAAGACAAAAGAGGGAGTTGTTCTTGCTGTCGAGAAGCGTATCACCTCGACCTTGCTG GAGCCGAGCAGTGTTGAGAAGATTATGGAAATTGATGACCATATAGGTTGTGCTATGAGTGGTCTGATTGCTGACGCCCGAACACTTGTTGAGCATGCACGAGTAGAAACTCAA aACCACAGGTTCTCGTATGGTGAGCCAATGACTGTAGAATCTACAActcaagctttgtgtgatctgGCTTTACGGTTTGGTGAAGGAGAGGAAGAGTCAATG TCTCGTCCATTTGGAGTATCCCTTCTCATTGCTGGGCATGATGAAAATGGACCAAGCCT GTACTATACAGATCCATCGGGAACATTCTGGCAATGCAATGCAAAGGCAATTGGGTCAGGCTCAGAAGGAGCTGATAGTTCTCTCCAAGAGCAATTCAACAAG GATTTAACTCTGCAAGAAGCTGAAACAGTAGCTGTATCTATCCTAAAGCAAGTAATGGAAGAAAAG GTGACACCAAACAATGTCGACATTGCCAAAGTTGCACCAGCTTATCACCTCTACACTCCTCAGGAGGTTGAAGCCGTCATCAGTCGTCTATGA
- the LOC104779146 gene encoding pectinesterase 1-like — MNSIKNSYGKVNEAEDLALKRKTAKRFIYMGLSVAVLVAIIIGSVVAVAVHSRRNNSPKPRPNSTPELTPAASLKTVCSVTRYPSSCISSISKFPASNTTDPEVLFKLSLKVVADELNSISDLPRKLAEGTNDERLKSALGVCGDLFDDAIDRVNATVSAMEVGDGKNILNSTKIDDLTTWLSAALTSHDTCLDALDELVQNKTEYANLPITKNLKSAMVNSAEYTSNSLAIVAKILSTLSDFGIPIHRRRLLNSADSFPHWVSPRARRLLQAKNLTPNVVVAADGSGDVKTVNEAVTRVPNKGNTVFVIYVKAGTYVENVLLDKSKWNVLMYGDGQDKTIISGSRNWAKGTPTFQTATFATQGQGFMMRDIKIINTAGPEKHQAVAFRSGADLSVYYQCSFDGFQDTLYPHSNRQFYRNCDVTGTVDFIFGAATVVFQDCTIRPRQPLHGQYITITAEGKKDQNQNSGTTIQRCTISPNGNVTAEVYLGRPWKEFSTTVIMQSVIGSFVNPARWHTWDDGKEPPSTILYGEYKNSGPGSDVTNRVKWAGYKPVMSDAEAARFTVANFLRGGDWLPAMGVPFQQT, encoded by the exons atGAATTCAATCAAGAACAGCTATGGCAAAGTTAACGAAGCTGAAGATTTAGCCTTGAAGAGGAAGACGGCAAAGCGATTTATCTACATGGGCCTGTCCGTAGCTGTTCTGGTGGCGATTATAATCGGCTCCGTCGTCGCCGTCGCTGTTCATAGCCGGAGAAACAACTCTCCTAAACCAAGACCGAATTCAACCCCCGAGTTGACTCCAGCCGCTTCACTCAAAACTGTGTGCAGCGTCACTCGTTACCCTTCTTCTTGTATCTCAAGCATCTCGAAGTTTCCAGCGTCCAACACGACGGATCCGGAGGTTTTATTCAAGCTCTCGTTGAAGGTTGTCGCCGACGAGCTCAATTCCATTTCCGATTTGCCGAGGAAGCTCGCGGAGGGGACTAATGACGAGAGACTCAAATCGGCCCTCGGCGTTTGCGGAGATCTGTTCGACGACGCGATTGATCGCGTTAACGCAACCGTTTCCGCCATGGAGGTCGGAGACGGTAAGAATATTCTCAACTCGACCAAGATCGACGATCTCACAACGTGGCTCAGCGCCGCCCTTACAAGCCACGACACGTGTCTCGACGCGCTTGATGAACTCGTCCAGAACAAAACCGAGTACGCGAATTTACCAATCACGAAGAATCTCAAATCCGCCATGGTTAACTCAGCCGAGTACACCAGCAACAGCTTGGCCATCGTCGCGAAGATCCTCTCCACGCTGAGCGATTTCGGGATCCCGATTCACCGGAGACGACTCCTCAATTCGGCCGATTCGTTTCCCCATTGGGTTAGCCCACGTGCGAGACGGTTACTCCAAGCGAAGAATCTAACCCCTAACGTCGTTGTTGCGGCTGATGGCTCCGGCGATGTCAAGACGGTGAACGAAGCCGTGACTAGAGTTCCGAATAAGGGGAATACGGTGTTCGTTATATACGTGAAAGCAGGTACGTATGTTGAGAATGTGCTTTTGGATAAGAGCAAGTGGAATGTATTGATGTACGGCGACGGCCAGGATAAGACCATTATTTCCGGTAGCAGAAACTGGGCCAAGGGCACTCCCACTTTTCAAACGGCGACGTTTG CAACCCAAGGCCAAGGATTCATGATGAGggacatcaaaatcataaacaccGCCGGACCAGAGAAGCACCAAGCGGTGGCATTCCGATCAGGAGCCGATCTCTCTGTTTACTACCAATGCTCATTCGATGGTTTCCAGGATACTCTCTACCCTCACTCTAACCGTCAGTTCTACCGTAACTGTGACGTCACCGGAACAGTAGATTTCATCTTCGGAGCTGCCACCGTTGTCTTCCAGGATTGCACTATCCGACCGCGTCAGCCGCTTCACGGTCAGTACATCACTATCACCGCTGAAGGTAAAAAGGATCAGAATCAGAACTCTGGTACAACGATCCAGCGTTGCACAATCTCCCCCAACGGAAACGTAACTGCTGAGGTGTATCTTGGCCGTCCGTGGAAGGAGTTTTCGACGACGGTGATTATGCAATCGGTGATTGGGTCGTTCGTTAATCCAGCTAGGTGGCATACGTGGGATGACGGTAAAGAGCCGCCTTCGACTATATTGTATGGTGAGTACAAGAATTCGGGGCCTGGGTCGGATGTGACCAATAGAGTTAAATGGGCCGGGTACAAGCCTGTTATGTCTGATGCTGAGGCTGCGAGGTTTACCGTTGCCAATTTTCTCCGAGGTGGTGATTGGTTACCGGCGATGGGAGTGCCGTTTCAACAGACTTAA
- the LOC104779154 gene encoding pectinesterase/pectinesterase inhibitor 3 produces MAPSMKEIFSKDNFKKNKKLVLLSAAVALLFVAAVAGISVGASKANEKRPLSPSSHAVLRSSCSSTLYPELCISAVATAGGVKLTSQKDVIEASLNLTTTAVEHNYFTVKKLIKKRKGLTPREKTALHDCLETIDETLDELHDAVEDLHLYPTKKTLREHASDLKTLISSAITNQETCLDGFSHDSADKEVRKALQKGQIHVEHMCSNALAMIKNMTDTDIANFEQKAKITSNNRKLKEESQETTVAVDIAGAGELDAEGWPTWLSAGDRRLLQGSGVRADATVAADGSGTFKTVASAVAAAPENSNKRYVIHIKAGVYRENVDVSKKKKNIMFMGDGRTRTIITGNRNVVDGSTTFHSATVAAVGERFLARDITFQNTAGPSKHQAVALRVGSDFSAFYNCDMLAYQDTLYVHSNRQFFVKCLIAGTVDFIFGNAAVVLQDCDIHARRPNSGQKNMVTAQGRTDPNQNTGIVIQKCRIGATSDLLPVKGSFPTYLGRPWKEYSQTVVMQSAISDVIRPEGWSEWTGTFALNTLTYREYANTGAGAGTANRVKWRGFKVITAAAEAQKYTAGQFIGGGGWLSSTGFPFSLGL; encoded by the exons ATGGCACCATCAATGAAAGAAATCTTCTCTAAAGAtaatttcaagaaaaacaagaaacttgTTTTGCTATCCGCCGCCGTGGCCTTGCTCTTCGTAGCCGCCGTCGCCGGTATCTCCGTCGGAGCTTCAAAAGCCAACGAGAAAAGACCTCTATCCCCTTCGTCTCACGCCGTGCTAAGATCCTCCTGTAGCTCCACGCTTTACCCTGAGCTCTGTATCTCCGCCGTGGCAACTGCCGGGGGAGTCAAGCTAACGTCGCAAAAAGACGTCATCGAGGCATCGCTTAACCTGACAACAACCGCTGTGGAGCACAATTACTTCACCGTGAAGAAGCTGATCAAGAAGAGGAAAGGACTAACGCCGCGCGAGAAGACGGCGCTTCATGACTGTTTGGAGACTATTGACGAGACGCTCGATGAGCTCCATGATGCTGTGGAAGATCTCCATTTGTatccaaccaaaaaaactctCCGGGAACACGCCTCAGATCTCAAAACCCTGATTAGCTCCGCCATTACTAACCAGGAGACTTGTCTCGACGGCTTCTCTCATGACAGCGCCGATAAGGAAGTTCGTAAAGCCTTACAGAAGGGTCAG ATACACGTCGAGCACATGTGCAGCAACGCACTAGCAATGATCAAGAACATGACTGATACGGACATAGCCAACTTCGAGCAAAAAGCTAAAATCACCTCAAACAACCGTAAGCTCAAGGAGGAAAGTCAGGAAACTACGGTGGCCGTAGATATCGCCGGGGCCGGAGAATTAGACGCGGAGGGATGGCCGACTTGGTTATCCGCTGGAGATAGGAGGCTTCTTCAGGGTTCGGGTGTGAGAGCCGACGCCACCGTGGCAGCTGACGGTAGCGGTACATTTAAAACTGTGGCGTCTGCGGTTGCCGCGGCCCCGGAGAATAGTAACAAGAGGTATGTGATACATATAAAAGCCGGAGTTTATAGAGAGAATGTGGATGTttctaagaagaaaaagaatataatgtTTATGGGAGATGGTCGGACGAGAACTATTATCACCGGAAACAGAAACGTCGTCGATGGTAGCACCACTTTCCACTCCGCCACCGTTG CTGCTGTCGGTGAGAGATTCTTAGCTCGTGACATCACTTTCCAGAACACGGCGGGTCCGTCGAAGCACCAAGCCGTGGCTCTCCGAGTGGGTTCTGATTTCTCAGCCTTCTACAATTGTGACATGTTAGCTTACCAAGACACTCTCTACGTCCACTCTAACCGTCAGTTCTTCGTCAAGTGTCTCATCGCCGGAACCGTTGACTTCATCTTCGGAAACGCGGCCGTCGTGCTTCAAGACTGTGACATCCACGCTCGCCGCCCTAACTCCGGCCAGAAAAACATGGTCACGGCTCAGGGACGTACGGATCCGAACCAGAACACAGGGATCGTTATCCAGAAGTGTAGGATCGGTGCCACGTCGGATTTATTGCCGGTGAAAGGTAGTTTCCCGACGTATCTTGGTCGCCCGTGGAAGGAGTACTCGCAAACGGTGGTAATGCAGTCGGCTATCTCAGACGTGATCCGACCGGAAGGGTGGTCCGAGTGGACCGGTACATTTGCGTTGAACACTCTGACTTATAGAGAGTATGCGAACACAGGAGCAGGGGCAGGAACTGCAAACAGAGTGAAGTGGAGAGGCTTTAAGGTGATTACGGCTGCTGCTGAGGCTCAAAAATATACGGCTGGTCAGTTTATTGGTGGTGGAGGTTGGTTATCTTCGACCGGTTTCCCCTTCTCGCTCGGTCTTTAA
- the LOC104704811 gene encoding putative RING-H2 finger protein ATL61: MTDPDNDLMHAGLSFGFVFLFLGILVGLVCCLIKCYDHDDDHEHNNNDELVSSTITVCVGVQPFVLQSIPTVDFNSKDFKDVIECVICLGELVDGDKARALPSCDHLFHVECIDSWLKSHSTCPICRKRVCSKQRGTRQERGGGGNEGLSQNHDPITSEHHELPTNPPPMSTDTTIIVDGVYGGEDEGLPDGPDLTEVVIDVPAKEMESGPCYSLRANCM, from the coding sequence ATGACAGATCCAGACAATGATCTAATGCATGCCGGATTAAGTTTTGGCTTcgttttccttttccttggGATTTTGGTAGGGTTAGTGTGTTGCCTTATTAAATGttatgatcatgatgatgatcatgaacATAACAACAACGATGAGCTTGTCTCTAGCACCATCACGGTATGTGTTGGTGTCCAGCCTTTCGTACTCCAATCAATCCCTACCGTCGATTTCAATTCTAAGGACTTCAAAGATGTCATTGAATGTGTAATTTGTCTCGGGGAGCTAGTCGACGGAGACAAAGCTAGGGCTTTGCCTAGCTGTGATCACTTGTTTCACGTTGAATGTATCGACTCGTGGCTTAAGTCACATTCCACTTGCCCTATATGTAGAAAGAGAGTTTGTTCCAAGCAACGAGGAACGAGACAGGAACGTGGAGGCGGTGGCAACGAGGGTTTGTCCCAAAATCACGACCCGATCACATCCGAACATCATGAGTTACCAACAAATCCACCTCCCATGAGCACTGACACGACGATTATTGTAGATGGTGTTTACGGCGGAGAAGACGAAGGTCTACCGGATGGTCCGGATCTAACGGAGGTGGTAATAGACGTCCCGGCGAAAGAGATGGAATCAGGCCCATGTTACTCGTTACGGGCCAATTGTATGTGA
- the LOC104704817 gene encoding pentatricopeptide repeat-containing protein At3g14330-like, whose product MHTSLVNKKPYKPYTIPCKNQVNVEKTRRMMIRKWWRSVGSVGKCDGRYDGVRTMVGKASNRAGVHGSKLPDAKALDNVTIIVAYSNFIVYVITTSQAYLTPLVAQRIITHAKFLQTPSRQSTFSKHLELNPGLSKSTKLDEAVTLIENSSSSSSSPSNLSSTPEAYTDLLHACISAKSLHHGLKISSLILNNPNLRHNPKLLSKLITLFSVCRRLDLARKMFDDVTDSTLLTEKVWAAMAIGYSRNGSPRDALLVYVNMLCSFIQPGNFSISVALKACVGLKDLRVGKGIHGQIVKRREKVDQVVYNVLLKLYMERGSFDDARKVFDGMSERNIATWNSLISVLSKKARVHEMFHLFRKMQEEMIGFSWATLTTILPACSRVAALLTGKEIHAQILKSKEKEPDVPLLNSLMNMYGKCGEVEYSRRVFDGMLLTKDLTSWNTMLNCYAINGDIEEEMNLFDWMIESGVAPDGVTFVALLSGCSDTGFTEYGLSLFERMKTEFGVSPALEHYACLVDILGRAGKIEEAVKIVETMPFKPSASVWGSLLNSCRLHGNVSVGEIAAKELFVLEPHNPGNYVMVSNLYADAKMWDNVDKIREMMRQRGIKKEAGCSWVQVKDKIQTFVAGGGYEFRSSDEYKKVWTELQEAIDKSGYSPDTSVVLHDVDEVTKANWVCRHSERLATTYSLIHTGEGVPIRVTKNLRVCADCHSWMKIVSQVTGRVIVLRDTKRFHHFVAGICSCKDYW is encoded by the exons ATGCACACCTCACTTGTGaataaaaaaccatataaaccaTACACGATCCCTTGTAAAAATCAGGTGAACGTAGAGAAAACCAGAAGAATGATGATAAGGAAGTGGTGGAGATCTGTGGGAAGCGTCGGAAAGTGTGATGGTCGGTATGATGGAGTGAGGACGATGGTTGGAAAAGCTTCGAACCGAGCTGGTGTTCATGGTTCGAAACTTCCCGACGCTAAAGCACTTGACAATGTAACTATAATTGTGGCCTATTcgaattttattgttt ATGTTATAACCACTTCACAAGCTTATCTTACTCCATTGGTGGCTCAACGTATCATCACCCATGCTAAATTCTTACAAACCCCTTCGAGACAATCCACCTTCTCAAAGCACTTAGAACTCAATCCAGGTCTCTCTAAATCAACCAAACTCGACGAAGCCGTAACCTTGATAGagaattcatcatcatcatcatcctcaccGTCGAATCTCTCCTCCACTCCAGAGGCCTACACAGACCTTCTTCATGCATGCATCTCAGCTAAATCGCTTCACCATGGCCTCAAAATCTCTTCTTTGATTCTCAACAACCCTAATCTCCGTCACAATCCGAAATTGCTTAGCAAGCTCATAACCCTTTTCTCGGTATGTCGCCGATTAGATCTAGCTCGGAAAATGTTCGACGATGTCACCGATTCAACGCTACTTACTGAGAAAGTGTGGGCGGCTATGGCGATTGGGTATTCTAGAAACGGGTCACCACGAGATGCTTTGCTTGTGTATGTTAACATGTTGTGTAGTTTCATCCAACCTGGGAATTTTTCGATTTCCGTTGCGTTGAAAGCTTGCGTCGGTTTAAAAGATCTTAGGGTTGGTAAAGGAATCCATGGTCAGATTGTGAAACGGAGGGAGAAGGTTGATCAGGTTGTGTACAATGTGCTCTTGAAGCTTTACATGGAACGTGGCTCATTCGATGATGCACGCAAGGTGTTCGATGGAATGTCTGAGAGAAATATCGCTACTTGGAATTCTTTGATTTCGGTGCTCAGCAAGAAAGCTCGGGTTCATGAGATGTTTCATCTGTTCAGAAAGATGCAGGAAGAGATGATTGGGTTTAGTTGGGCGACTTTGACGACGATATTGCCAGCGTGTTCACGTGTCGCTGCTCTTCTCACTGGGAAAGAGATTCATGCACAGATTCTGAAATCCAAAGAGAAGGAACCTGATGTTCCGTTGCTTAATTCGTTGATGAATATGTATGGTAAGTGTGGCGAGGTTGAGTATTCTCGCAGAGTCTTTGATGGTATGTTGTTAACTAAGGATTTGACTTCATGGAACACGATGCTAAACTGTTATGCAATCAATGGAGAtattgaagaagagatgaatctGTTTGATTGGATGATTGAGTCAGGTGTTGCACCAGATGGGGTTACGTTTGTTGCTTTGTTATCTGGGTGTAGCGATACAGGGTTCACTGAATATGGTCTGAGTTTGTTTGAACGTATGAAAACAGAATTCGGAGTTTCACCTGCCTTGGAGCATTATGCTTGTTTGGTTGATATCTTGGGCCGAGCTGGTAAAATCGAAGAAGCAGTGAAGATAGTGGAAACAATGCCGTTTAAGCCAAGTGCATCCGTTTGGGGATCACTGCTTAACTCTTGTAGGCTCCATGGGAATGTTTCAGTGGGAGAGATTGCAGCGAAGGAGTTGTTTGTTCTTGAACCTCATAATCCGGGAAATTATGTTATGGTTTCTAACCTTTATGCTGATGCGAAGATGTGGGATAATGTTGATAAGATCCGAGAGATGATGAGACAAAGAGGGATCAAAAAGGAAGCTGGTTGCAGTTGGGTACAGGTTAAAGATAAGATTCAAACCTTTGTTGCTGGAGGTGGATACGAGTTTCGTAGTTCAGATGAGTATAAGAAAGTCTGGACAGAACTACAGGAAGCAATTGATAAATCCGGTTATTCTCCTGATACGAGCGTAGTGCTTCATGATGTTGATGAAGTAACTAAGGCAAATTGGGTTTGTAGACACAGCGAGAGACTTGCGACAACCTACTCCCTGATTCATACTGGTGAAGGGGTTCCAATAAGGGTTACCAAGAATCTCAGAGTATGTGCAGACTGTCATTCATGGATGAAGATTGTATCGCAAGTAACTGGGAGAGTCATAGTCCTTAGAGACACAAAACGATTCCACCATTTTGTTGCTGGCATCTGCTCATGTAAAGATTATTGGTGA